ATCCGAAGATGATCACACAGCCCTGGTCGGCGCTACCTCAGCAGCACCGGGCCGGCGTCGATCGGCACCCGGAACAGCAGGTACGGCCGTTGCCGACGATCCACCCCGCCCTGGTAGTCCGGCTGCCGGTGCAACTGGTTGGCGGTGAAGTAGAGGTGCCCGTCGGTGGCGACCGACATGGTGTCCGGCCAGAGCATGCGTGGATCGTGGGCGACCGTCTCCAGGTGCCCGTCCGGGTGCCGGCGCAGGATCGCGTTGTGCTCGTACGCGGTGAGGTAGATCCGTCCCGCGTCGTCGCTCTCCAGCCCGTCGCCGGCGCTGCCCCGGTCGCCCTCGTCGACCACCGTCGCGGCGACCTGGGCGTCGTCGAGGTTCCGGTCGACCAGGGCGTCGACCGAGACGCTGTGCAGCCGGCGGGAGGCGAGCGGGCAGTAGTAGAGCCGGCTGCCGTCGGCCGAGATGGCAATTCCGTCCGAGCCCATGTCGACCGGCGCCGGCGGACCGTCGGCCGGGCGTTTCATGAACTCACGCCCCTCCACCAGGGGACGGAAGTCGGAAAGGGGCTCGGCCTTGGTGGAGGGGTGGTTGCGCAGGCGGCGCCACGCCTCACCACTGGCCAGGTCGACCACGATGATGGCGTTCTCCCCGCTGGATGCGGCGGAGTCGGTGATGAAGGCGGTGCCGGCGGGGCCGCGCCGCAGGTCGAACCGGACGTCGTTGAGGTAGGTGGTGGGCAGCGCCACGTCGGCGGGGAAGACGATCCGCTGGGCGACCTTGTTCGTGTCCAGGTCGACCCGGACGAGTTTCGGACCTCCGGGCCGGGTGGGTTGGAGCATGGGGCTGCCGGTGTCGAGCACCCAGAGGCGGTCCGCCGGGTCGACCACGATGCTCTGCACCGAGACGAACGCCTCCGGATCGTCGTCCCCGGAGGGGCTGTTCCACGCCTGGTCCGGGTAGGGGTGGGTCTCCCCGTTCCGGACCTCCGCGACGGTGGCGGTGACCTGGTCGCCCCACTTGGGGAAGTTGACGAAGATCCGGCCGGTGTGCGAGACGCTCACTCCGGTCGGCATCGGGCCGGTGAAGGTCGCCACCACCTCCAGGTCGCCCATGGGCTCGTCGCTGGCCAACCGGTCGCTCATCTCCCGTACCCCCTTGCCGTGACCACCGTGGTCCGGGCCGATACTTCCCATATCTGTCCGGAAGTAACCGTTCGGGCGGCAAACGGGGTGCGCGGGGGTCAGCTCTTCGTGGCCGCCTGGCGGTCGTCGCCGTGGCTGTCGCCGAGCACGACCGCGTTACGCAGCGCCTCGGTGAGTCGGCTGGGCGCGGCGTCGGCGTCCGGCTCCTGACCGGGTACGTCGGCGGCACCGGCCGCCCGGGTGAACCGGATCCAGTGACAGGAAGCTTGCCGTACGTCGTGCGCATACCCTCGGCGAGTGCCTCGTAGATCGCCGCGATGTCCGGTACGACGATCAGGCAGCTGCCGTACGACTGCTCGGGGTCGAAGCCGGGGATACCGAAGAAGTGCAGGTTGAGGTCTTCTCCCCGGCGCAGTGCCAGGTACGAATTCGGGCTCAGTTGCCGGTAGGTCTGTGCGAAGCCGAGGGCGCGGTAGAACGTGCTGATCTCGTCGATGTCCGCACAGGGCAGCAGGGGGATCGTCACTTAGTTGGCCATGCTCACATCCTGTCGGATGTTAGGAAGGGCCCCTTCCTCTACCGATAACGATAAGAAGGGGCCCTTCCTTACATCCGGGGGGGCCGCGGGCCGGCGGCGGGGCTGATGTGACCGCCGGCCCGCGGTCTTACCGGCGGGACGTCCAGGTGGAGGACGTCCCGGGGTTCCTGGTTAGAGTCCGGCGGCGTGCGCGGCGGCGGTGCCACCGACCACGGGCAGGACGATGTTGCTGCTCTTCAGGGCGACCTCGATGTTGGCCCGGGTCTGGTCGGCCTGGCTGGAGTACTGCGAGTAGCTGCCGACGATGATGACGCCGATCCGGTGGCCCGGCTCGAAGACGTAGTCCTCGGGCAGCAGGGGGAAGGAGTAGTTGTACGCCTCGCCCGGCACCAGCGGCACCGCAATCCGGATCGACTGCCGGTTCTGGGCGTCCATGATGCCCTTGGTGACCAGTTCGAGGTCGGAGGTCGCCACCCGCTTCTGGGTCTGCTTGTAGCAGCCGTCGTCGGTCGGGCTGGTCTCACC
The Micromonospora pisi DNA segment above includes these coding regions:
- a CDS encoding L-dopachrome tautomerase-related protein, which codes for MSDRLASDEPMGDLEVVATFTGPMPTGVSVSHTGRIFVNFPKWGDQVTATVAEVRNGETHPYPDQAWNSPSGDDDPEAFVSVQSIVVDPADRLWVLDTGSPMLQPTRPGGPKLVRVDLDTNKVAQRIVFPADVALPTTYLNDVRFDLRRGPAGTAFITDSAASSGENAIIVVDLASGEAWRRLRNHPSTKAEPLSDFRPLVEGREFMKRPADGPPAPVDMGSDGIAISADGSRLYYCPLASRRLHSVSVDALVDRNLDDAQVAATVVDEGDRGSAGDGLESDDAGRIYLTAYEHNAILRRHPDGHLETVAHDPRMLWPDTMSVATDGHLYFTANQLHRQPDYQGGVDRRQRPYLLFRVPIDAGPVLLR